The genomic interval CGGTGACCGAATCGAGGAGGGCGCGGAGCTCGTCCGGGCGGTTGCCCATGGTGATGACCACCGCGCCCAGTTTCATGGGAAAGGTCACTTCAGCCTGCTGGACGCCAGGACGGACACCAGGTGCAGCAGGGTCTGCAGCAGTGCGATGCCGGCCATCACCGCGACGGTCAGACGGGTGTAGAAGAGGTCGCCCCCGATCGCGTCGACCACGGCCACCACGAGGATCACCAGCGAGGCCTCGATCCCGAGGATCAGCCGGTGGAACTTGAGCGCCCCGGCCGCCCGGCGCGCCAGCGCCATGCCGGAGGAGCGCGGCTCGGACGCCGCCTCCTTGACCGGTGGCAGCCCGCCCTGGTGGCGGGCCACGCCGACCAGGTCCGTCTCGGCCTTGATGAGGATCGCGCCGAGTGCGGCGAGGGTTCCGAGGAAGGCCCAGAGCCAGTCGATCCGGCCCTCGCCCCAGATGTCGGCGGCCCGCAGGCCGAGGCCGACGAGTACCGCCGCGTCGCAGAGATAGGCGGCGACCCTGTCCAGGTAGACCCCGCTGAGCGAGTACTGCTTCTTCCAGCGGGCCAGCTCGCCGTCCACGCAGTCGAACAGCAGGTAGAGCTGGACCATCACCACGCCGAGCACCGCGCCCCAGATGCCGGGCACCAGCAGCGCCGGGGCGGCCAGGGCGCCGGCCAGCGTCATCACGTACGTGACCTGGTTCGGCGAGACGCGGGTGTTGACCAGGTAGCGGTCCACGCGCAGCGAGACCTCGCGCATGTACATGCGCCCGGCCCAGTGCTCGCCGCTGCGCCGGTCCTTCACCCCCGGGGGGTGAACGACCGGACGGAGTTCAGCTACTGATGGTCGTCGCATAGTCGGCGTACGCGTCCCTGATCTGGTCGGTGGACAGGTTGAGGTGCTCCAGGATGGTGAAGCGTCCCGGACGCGTCTGCGGCGCGTAGTCGACGGCCTTCACGAACTCGTCGACGCTGAACCCGATCTCCTCCGGCAGGACCGGCAGACCGTGGCGGCGCAGTATCGATGCCATCAGGAGCGACTCCTGGCGGGCACCGCGCAGATGCATGGCGAAGCAGGCGCCGAGGCCGACCTGCTCGCCGTGGCTGGCCGCGCGCTGGGGGTAGAGCAGGTCGAAGGCGTGGTTGATCTCGTGGCAGGCGCCGGACGCCGGACGCGAGTCGCCCGCGACCGACATCGAGATGCCGGTGAGCACGAGCCCCTCGGCCAGCACCTTGAGGAAGGCGTCGTCGCCGACCCCGCCGGGGTGGCGCAGTACGGCCTCGCCCGCCTGGCGGGCCATCGCGGCCGCCAGGCCGTCGATCTCCTCGTCGTTGACCTCGTGGGCCAGCTCCCAGTCGGCGACGCAGGAGATGTTCGAGATCGCGTCGCCGATGCCGGAACGGACGTAGCGGGCGGGCGCCTCACGGATCACGTCGAGGTCGATGACCACGGCGATCGGGGTGGGGACCCCGTAGGAGCCGCGCCCGTTGTCGTTGTCGAGCGTCGCGACCGGCGAGCAGAGTCCGTCGTGCGAGAGGTTCGTCGCGACGGCGACCATGGGCAGCCCGACCCGCGCCGCGGCGTACTTCGCCACGTCGATGATCTTGCCGCCGCCGAGGCCGACGACGGCGTCGTACCGGTTGCCCTTGATGCCGTCGGCGAGCTTCACCGCCGAGTCGATCGTTCCGTCGGACACCGGATACCAGTCGGCTCCCGGCAGGACCGGGGCGAGCCTCTCCCGCAGGGCGCGCCCGGAGCCGTCGCTGATCGCGATGGCGAGCTTGCCCGAGGAGGAGATGCGCTGATCGGCCAGGAGACCCGCCAGATCGTCCATGGCGCCGCGCCGGATGTCGACGACGACCGGGGACGGAATGAGCCGGGTCAGTACTGGCACGCGATCTCACGGCCCTTCTCGAGGTCGTCGTGGTTGTCGATCTCGACCCAGGTCACGGTGCCGATGGGGGCCACGTCGACGGTGAAGCCGCGGTTGACCAGCTCCTGGTAGCCGTCCTCGTAGTAGAGGTCGGGGTCGCGCTCGAAGGTGGTCTTCAGCGCGTCCGCCAGCTCCTCGGCGGCCTCGGCCTCGATGAGGGTGACGCCGATGTACTCGCCGGTCGCGGTGGCCGGGTCCATCAGCTTCGTGATGCGCTGGACGCCCTTGCCCTCCTCCGTGATGACCTTCATCTCCTCGTCGGCGAGGACCTTCTCGGTGTCCAGGGCGAGGATGATCTTCCGGCCCTTGCCGCGGGCGTCCAGGAGGGTCTTCTCGACGGAGACCGGGTGCACGGTGTCGCCGTTGGCGAGGATCACGCCGCGCTTGAGGACGTCACGGGCGCACCAGAGGGAGTAGGCGTTGTTCCACTCCTCGGCCTTGTCGTTGTCGATGAGCGTGAGGGTGACGCCGTACGTCGCCTCCAGCTCGGCCTTGCGGGCGTAGACGGCCTCCTTGCGGTAGCCGACGACGATCGCGACCTCGGTGAGCCCGACCGCCGCGAAGTTGGCGAGCGTGAGGTCGAGGACCGTCTTGTCGCCGTCGACAGGGACGAGCGCCTTGGGAAGCGTGTCCGTGTAGGGGCGCAGACGTCGTCCTGCACCGGCTGCCAGTACGAGGCCGATCATGCGAGTTCTCCTTCGTCGTGTACGGCGGGGGCCGAGGAGGACACCCAGAAGCGGATGGACTCCACGAGCACCACCAGAGCCACGGCGACCGCGAGCGCGGTCAGGGCCGTGGTGAAACCTGAGGTGTGGGTGAGTAGGGCGGCGAGGACGGCCACCAGCGCGGTGCGGCCCTCGTGTCCACCGACCGTCCGCACCAGCCACTGGGGCGGCGCGCCGGTGCCTCCGCGAATGCGGTACACCGTGTCGTAGTGATGGTAGGCGACGGCCGAGACGAGCCCGAAGGCCGCAGGAACGGCGTGGGGGGCGTCGCTGCGGGCCGCCAGCACCAGGATCGTGACGTACTCCGCGGCCCGGAAGAACGGCGGCGCGAGCCAGTCCAGCGCGCCCTTGAGCGGGCGGGCGACGGCGAGGCCGGAGAGGACCACGTACACCGCCGCCGCGGCGACGGTGAGCCAGCTGCCGTACGGGAGGAGGAGGGCGCCGCCGATCATGACGAGTGTGCCGAGCAGGGCGACGGCCGGGGCCGTGAACGCTCCCCGGAGGCCCGGCGCGACCCTCGCGACGCCCTGGGCGAGGGGCCCCGAGTCGGCGAGGTCCGCGAGTGCCCGCGCGGCGCGGTCGGTGCGGCCGGCCCTGCGGGTCAGCGAGCGCAGCAGCCGGCCGGCCGTGGTGTAGCAGGCGGCCAGGGAGCAGCCGACGAGCAGAGCATAGAAGACGATGCGCGGGGTCGTGAGCGCGGTGAGCACGGCGATCATGGCCCAGCGCTCGCCGATCGGCAGCACGATCATCCGCCGCACCCAGACCGTCCAGCCGACGCTGTCGAGCTTGTCGGAGAGGGCTGCGGTGGGGCTGGTGTTGGCGACCGCGTCGTGGTTGGCCTCGTTGAACGAGAAGTCCACGACATGGCGGCAGGCCTGGAGGACCATCGCGCCGAGCGCCAGGACCCACACGTCGTCGCCGCCGCGTACGGCGCCGATGGCGAGCCCGGCGTAGTAGGCGTACTCCTTGGCCCGGTCGAAGGTGGCGTCCAGCCAGGCGCCCATCGTCGAGTACCGCAGCGAGTAGCGGGCGAGCTGCCCGTCCGTGCAGTCCAGGACGAAGGAGACCAGGAGCAGGATCCCGGCGGCGACGTAGCCGCCCCGGGTGCCGGTGGCCGCCGCGCCCGCCGCGATGAGCGCGGTGATCAGCGAGGCGGTGGTGACCTGGTTCGGGGTGAGGTTGCGGCGGGCGCACCAGCGGGCGATGTAGCGGGAGTAGGGGCTGATGCAGTACGTGGTGAAGAACCCGTCGTGGGCCTTCACCGCGTTGCGCAGCCGTACCGCCTCGTCGTCGACCGCGGCGAGGCCCGCCTCGGCGGCGGCCCGCTGCTCCGGGTCCGTGGGGACGGCCGCGACGAGCGAGCCCAGGGCGGGGCGCTGTACGGGGGTGCCCTCGGCCTCCAGCGCGACGGCGATCCGGCCGGGGACGGTGCGGTCCTCGGGCGCGGGGTCGGCCGTCGGCTCGACGACCGGGGCGCCCGCGCCGACCGCGGCGGCGGTGCGGTCCAGGGCGCGCAGCAGGGCTCCACGCGCCTGGGGCTGGGCGGTGAGCGCGCCGGGGACGGTGGCGGCGGGGAAGCGCGGGTCGGTCAGCCCGAGCCGCAGCGCGTGGACGTGCCCCACGAAGCGCGGGTCGACGAGGGCGACCCGGCGGCCTGCCGGGACGGCGGCGAGGAGGGCCGCGGCGTCAGCGGCGTCGGCGGCGGTCTGCACGTCGAAGCCCAGGGACCGCAGATCGTCCGCGAGCGACGACCCGGGTACCGGCGTACCGGTGAGAATGGCGGTCGACAGACGAACTCACTCCTTGGCACTGACGTGGACGACACACGGCGGCACGGCCACGAGGCGGGCCGGCGGCGTGTCGGCTGAGGCTATCGGATGAACGGAAGACCGAGTTCACCGCCCGTTTGCGCGCTGTACGGGTGGACCCGCGGGCCGGGGCGGCGTTGGCGATCATCATCATCGATCGGGGGCCCGGCCCACAAACCGCCGGTCGGCCCGCGCGGGCGGGCGGCTTAGGCTGGCGCTCATGACATGGCTGATCACAGGCGGGGCGGGATACATCGGGGCACACGTGGCGCGGGCCATGGTCGCGGCGGGAGAGCGGGTCGTGGTGCTCGACGACCGCTCCAGCGGCATCGTGGACCGGCTGCCGGACGCCGTCACGCTGGTGGAGGGCTCGGCCTCCGACCGGGCCCTGCTGGACCGGGTGCTGGCCGGCCACGCGGTGAGCGGTGTGGTGCATCTCGCGGCGAAGAAGCAGGTCGGCGAGTCCGTGGAGAAGCCGCTGCTGTACTACCGGGAGAACGTGGCCGGACTGGCCGTGCTGCTGGAGGCCGTGGTCGCGGCGGGGGTGCCGCGCTTCCTCTTCTCGTCCTCGGCGGCCGTCTACGGCGTACCGGACGTGGACCTCATCACGGAGGAGACGCCCTGTCTCCCGATCAACCCGTACGGCGAGACCAAGCTCACCGGTGAGTGGCTGGTGCGGGCCACCGGGAAGGCCCACGGGCTCTCGACCGCCTGTCTGCGGTACTTCAACGTGGCGGGCGCCGCCGCACCGGAACTCGCGGACACCGGGGTCTTCAACATCGTGCCGATGATGTTCGAGCGGCTGACGCGCGGCGAGGCCCCGCGGATCTTCGGTGACGACTACCCGACGCCGGACGGCACCTGTGTCCGTGACTACATCCATGTGGCCGATCTGGCGGAGGCGCATCTCGCCGTCGCCCGGCGGCTGGACGGGGCGGGCGCCGGTGAGCTGACGCTCAACGTCGGCCGGGGCGAGGGCGTCTCGGTCCGGGAGCTGGCCGGGGTGATCGGCGAGGTGACGGGCCACGGCCTGAAGCCGGTGGTCGAGCCGCGCCGGGCCGGTGACGCGCCGACGGCGGTGGCGTCGTCCGCGCGGATCACCGAGGAGCTGGGCTGGACGGCGCGGCGGAGCGTCCGCGAGATGGTGGAGTCGGCCTGGGAGGGCTGGTGCCTGCGCCACCCCGAGGCGCGTTCGTAGTCGGTCACGGGTGGCGCCGGCGATCGTGTCAACACTCTGACCTGCGGAACGTTTCCGCAGGTCAGAGCAGATGACAACGGTGTTCAGTGCCGTGTTGCCCGATACCCCCCACCCGTAGTTCACTGGCCCCGTCGGGGCGGTTTCGCCCCGGCGCGTCGCAGGGACCTGGAGGCGTTTCGCATGGGGGCTGGACACGATCACGGGCATACACACGGCGGACCGCCCCCGACGGGCACGGCGGCCGCCGCGTACCGGGGCAGGCTCCGGGTGGCCCTGGGGATCACGCTGAGCGTGATGGTCATGGAGATCGTCGGCGGGGTGCTCTCCGACTCGCTGGCCCTGATCGCGGACGCCGCCCACATGGCCACCGACGCCCTGGGGCTCGGGATGGCGCTGCTCGCCATCCACTTCGCCAACCGTCCGGCCGGGCCGAACCGCACCTTCGGCTTCGCCCGCGCGGAGATCCTGGCGGCGCTCGCGAACTGTCTGCTGCTGCTGGGGGTCGGCGGCTATCTGGTCTTCGAGGCGGTCGAGCGGTTCATCACCCCGGCCGAGACGAAGGGCGGCCTGGCCATCGCGTTCGCCGCCGTCGGCCTGGTGGCCAACCTCGTCTCCCTCTCCCTGCTGATGCGCGGGCAGCAGGAGAGCCTGAACGTGCGGGGCGCCTATCTGGAGGTGATGGCCGACACCCTGGGCTCGGTCGCCGTGATCATCTCGGCGGGCGTCATCATGGCGACCGGCTGGCAGCCCGCCGACCCGATCGCCTCCCTGGTGATCGGCCTGATGATCGTTCCCCGGACCGTGAAGCTGCTGCGGGAGACCCTGAACGTGCTCCTGGAGGCGGCGCCCAAGGGTGTGGACATGGCGGAGGTGCGGGCCCACATCACGGAGCTGCCCGGGGTCCTGGACGTCCACGACCTGCACGCCTGGACGATCACCTCGGGGATGCCGGTGCTCTCCGCCCATGTGGTGGTGCGCCAGGAGATGCTCGACTCGATAGGGCACGAGAAGGTCCTGCACGAGCTGCAGGGCTGCCTCGGGGACCACTTCGACGTGGAGCACTGCACCTTCCAGCTGGAGCCGAGCGGTCACGCGGAGCACGAGGCGCGGCTCTGCCACTGAGGCGCCCCGGGTGCGGGCCGAGCTGGTGCTAGGCTGGCTTCGCTGAGACGTTCGAGTCTCGCGGTGGAGCGGAACCCGGTGACACCGGGACCCTTTTTGAGAGGAGCTGAGGTTGATGACGGTCGCGACGACGCCTTCCCGGCGCGGCAATCGGTCCTTCCTCATCTCCCGGGTTTCCGGCTAGGTCCACTTTCTTCCCGGATCGGGTCGGAGCCCACACACCCAAGGGTTCCCACGTTGACCGACCACACTGACGACGCCTCGCGCACCGAGGCGTTCTTCACCCTGCACCACCGTCTTCCCCGGCAGAGCCCCGGCTCCGACGCGACCACGCGTCGGCTGCTCGCTCTCGCCGGCCCGCTGCCCGACCGCCCGCGCGTTCTCGACCTGGGCTGCGGCCCCGGCCGGGCCGCTCTGCTGCTCGCCGCCGAGGCGGGCGCCGAGGTGACCGCGGTCGACCTGCACCAGCCGTTCCTGGACGAGCTGCGCGAGGCGGCCGTGGCCCGTGGCCTCGGCGATCGCGTCCGTACCGTCCGGGCGGACATGGGCGACCTCGCCGGGCCTGGGTTCCCCGCGGGGTCCTTCGACCTGATCTGGGCCGAGGGCTCCGCGTACTGCATCGGATTCGACACCGCCGTCCGCGACTGGCAGCGACTGCTGGCCCCGGGCGGCGCGATGATGATCTCCGAGTGCGTCTGGACCACGGACGCGCCGTCCGCCGGGGCGCGCGACTTCTGGGCGCGCAACGGCTCCCTGCGCACCCTGCCGGAGACCACCGCGGCGGCCGTCGCCGCCGGCTGCACGGTCGACGCCGTGCTGCTCCAGCCCGAGAGCGACTGGGACGAGTACTACGTACCGCTCGCCGAACGGGTCGGGAGCACCGCCCCCGGCGCTCCCGGTATGGAGTGGGCGCTCGCGGCCACCCGTGAGGAACTGGCTGTGCGGCGGGACCACGGCACGGAGTACGGCTATGCCGCGTATGTGCTGCGCCCCGCCGATCCGCGGTGGAGGACCCGCCCGGAGACGCCGGAGGACCGTGCGGCCGTGCACGCGGTCAACACGGCCGCGTTCCCCACCCGGGGCGAGGCGGACCTCGTGGACGCCCTACGGGCCGACACCGGGGCCTGGCTGCCGGAGCTCGGCCGTATCGCCGAGGCCCCGGACGGTTCCCCGGCGGCGTACGCGCTGCTCACCCGCTGCCGGGTCGGCGACGCCCCGGCGCTCGCCCTGGCTCCGGTGGCCACCTCTCCCGTGTACCAGCGGCAGGGTGCGGGGCAGGCCGTGGTGCGGGCGGTGCTGGATGGAGCCCGGGTGCGCGGTGAGGCGCTGGTGCTGGTGCTCGGTCATCCCGAGTACTACCCGCGCTTCGGTTTCGTGCCGGCCTCGCGCTATGGGATCCGGCCGGGTTTCGAGGTGCCTGACGGGGCGATGATGGCCCTGGTGCTGGACGATTCCGTCCCTGTTCCGGCGGGCGTGATCCGTTATCCGGCGGCCTTCGGGGTCTGACGCTCCGTCCGCCCCGCCGCGCTCCCGGGGCGCGGCGGGGCGGACATGCCCGGACCCGCAGTGCGGACAAGCGGCTTTTGTACGGCAGACTTGACCGGACTCCAGGGGCCCGGCGCACGAGGCCGGGGACCAAAGCGAAGGATGGGTATGCCGACCACACCAGCCACCGCGACGCACAGCTCGTCGAACGGCACCGCAGAAGCGATCATGCTCGAACTGGTCGACGAGAACGGCACCACGATCGGCACCGCGGAGAAGCTGGCGGCCCACCAGGCCCCCGGGCAGCTGCACCGCGCGTTCTCCGTGTTCCTCTTCGACGAGCAGGGGCGGCTCCTGCTCCAGCGCCGGGCACTCGGCAAGTACCACTCCCCCGGTGTCTGGTCGAACACCTGCTGCGGGCACCCCTATCCGGGTGAGGCCCCGTTCGCGGCCGCCGCCCGGCGTACGCACGAGGAGCTGGGGCTCTCCCCCTCGCTGCTGGCGGAGGCCGGAACGGTCCGCTACAACCACCCGGACCCCGTGTCGGGGCTGGTGGAGCAGGAGTTCAACCACCTGTTCGTGGGGATGGCGCAGACGACGGCGGAGCCGGACCCCGAGGAGGTCGGGGAGACGGCCTTCGTGACGGCGGCGGAGCTGGCGGAGCGCCACGCGCGGGCGCCGTTCTCGGCGTGGTTCATGACGGTGCTGGACGCGGCACGGCCGGCGATCCGTGAGCTGACGGGCCCGTCCGCGGGCTGGTGAACCCTGGCCCGTGTCCGTACGGGGCGGTCAGAGCTGCGTCTTCAACGGCAGCGCCGCCCAGATGATCTTGCCGCCGCTCGCGGTGTGCTCGACGTCGCAGGTGCCGCCCGCCTCCGCGGTGATCACCTTGACCAGCAGCAGGCCCCGGCCGCCGGTCTGCGCGTAGTCCGTCTCCAGCGCGGTGGGGCGGTAGGGGTGGTTGTCCTCGACCGAGACCCTGACCCAGTCGGCGGCGATGGCCACCTCGACGGCCAGCTCGGGCGAGAGGAGCGCCGCGTGCTTGACGGCGTTGGTGACCAGCTCCGAGACGATCAGCAGGAGCCCCTGGAGAATGTCGTCCTCGATCGGCACGCCCTGCCGGTCCAGGAGGTCACGTACGGCGTGCCGGGCGCTCGGCACGGACGCGTCCACGGCCAAGGCGGTGAAGCGCCACACCCCCTCGTACGACACGGGGTCGGCAGGGGCACTCCCGAGGCTCTCCATCGTCCGGCACCAGCTCTCACTCGCACTGCACTGACCGTCGAGTAAAGAGTGTTGGGAATGGCCTGGTCCGGACCGTGCCACTGACCGGAAGTAGCCAGGTATCGGCGCTATTTGACCAAACATGCGTGACCTTGGCGGGCCAGGGACTACTTCCGCTCGTCTTCTGGTGACGTGATCGGCTCGTCCGGGGTCGGAGCAGTTTCATCGAGCCGTTCCGAGACCATGCTGACGATGCGCCGGCCGCCGACACCGATGGCGATCAGGCCGAGCCCGTCGAACAGCAGGGCCAGCGAGAAGAAGCAGCCGAGGACGTAGAGGCTGCTGTGCGGCCAGTCGAACAGCACCAGCAGGCCCAGCAGCAGGCCGAAGGCGCCCTGCAGCAGCGTCCAGCCCATCTGCGGGCCGCGTACGACGACGCTGCCGACCAGCCGGAAGACGCCGCCGGTCAGGAAGAGCAGGGCGGCGAACATGGTCAGCGCCTCGGCCGTGCCCTCGGGGTGCTTGATGACGACGACGCCCGCGGCGATGTTGAGGGCCGCGACCACCACGCCCAGCCAGAAGTAGTTCGTACCGCGTGACTCGATCGCGTGCAGCAGCCCGACCAGGCCGCCGACGAGCAGCAGCCAGCCGAAGAGCAGCATCGAGGTGAGCGTGGCGACGCCGGTGTGGACGAGACCGATGACGCCCGCGATCACCAGCAGCGTGCCGAGCAGCGCGAGCCGGCCGAAACTGCGGCTGAGCTTCCGGCCCTCGGCGGTGGATTCGTTCATCGACGACTCCTCACGGGCGTGCCCGCCCGGCGACCCCTTCTTGATCATAGGTTCGAACCCTCCGGATAGCATCCGGCGCATGGACCCCACGGAACCCCGCCTGATCTCGTCCGTCGAGCGCGGCGTCGCCACGGTCGTGATCGCGAACCCCGCCAAGCGCAACGCGATGACCACCGCGATGTGGCGGAGTCTGCCGGAGCTGCTGGAGCGGCTCGCGGCCGATCCGGCGGTCCGGGCGCTGGTGCTGACCGGAGCCGGGGACACCTTCTGCGCCGGCGCCGACATCTCCACGCTGCGGGAGGGCGCGGACACCGCCCAGGACCTGGCGGTGGCGGCCGAGGACGCGCTCGCCGCGTTCCCCCTGCCGACGCTGGCCGTGGTGCGCGGCTACTGCGTGGGGGGCGGCGGCCAGCTCGCCGCCGCCTGCGATCTGCGGTTCGCGGAGGAGGGGGCCTCCTTCGGGGTCACCCCGGCCAAGCTCGGCATCGTCTACCCCGCCTCCTCGACCCGGCGGCTGGTCGCCCTCGTCGGTCCGGCCACGGCCAAGCACCTGCTGTTCTCCGGCGAGCTGATCGGCACGGAACGGGCGCTGCGCACCGGCCTGGTCGACGAGGTGCTGCCCGCGGGCGGCCTGGCCGGGCGGGTCGAGGAGTACGTACGGGTCCTGGCGTCCCGGTCCCTGCTCACCCAGGCCGCCGCCAAGGAGTTCGCCGGGGGCCGGACGGACCGGGACGCCCACTGGGCCGCTGAGGCGCGGGGCAGCGGTGACACGGCGGAGGGCGTCGCCGCCTTCCTGGAGC from Streptomyces sp. CA-278952 carries:
- a CDS encoding iron-containing alcohol dehydrogenase family protein is translated as MPVLTRLIPSPVVVDIRRGAMDDLAGLLADQRISSSGKLAIAISDGSGRALRERLAPVLPGADWYPVSDGTIDSAVKLADGIKGNRYDAVVGLGGGKIIDVAKYAAARVGLPMVAVATNLSHDGLCSPVATLDNDNGRGSYGVPTPIAVVIDLDVIREAPARYVRSGIGDAISNISCVADWELAHEVNDEEIDGLAAAMARQAGEAVLRHPGGVGDDAFLKVLAEGLVLTGISMSVAGDSRPASGACHEINHAFDLLYPQRAASHGEQVGLGACFAMHLRGARQESLLMASILRRHGLPVLPEEIGFSVDEFVKAVDYAPQTRPGRFTILEHLNLSTDQIRDAYADYATTISS
- a CDS encoding cation diffusion facilitator family transporter, producing the protein MGAGHDHGHTHGGPPPTGTAAAAYRGRLRVALGITLSVMVMEIVGGVLSDSLALIADAAHMATDALGLGMALLAIHFANRPAGPNRTFGFARAEILAALANCLLLLGVGGYLVFEAVERFITPAETKGGLAIAFAAVGLVANLVSLSLLMRGQQESLNVRGAYLEVMADTLGSVAVIISAGVIMATGWQPADPIASLVIGLMIVPRTVKLLRETLNVLLEAAPKGVDMAEVRAHITELPGVLDVHDLHAWTITSGMPVLSAHVVVRQEMLDSIGHEKVLHELQGCLGDHFDVEHCTFQLEPSGHAEHEARLCH
- a CDS encoding DUF5941 domain-containing protein, with the protein product MQTAADAADAAALLAAVPAGRRVALVDPRFVGHVHALRLGLTDPRFPAATVPGALTAQPQARGALLRALDRTAAAVGAGAPVVEPTADPAPEDRTVPGRIAVALEAEGTPVQRPALGSLVAAVPTDPEQRAAAEAGLAAVDDEAVRLRNAVKAHDGFFTTYCISPYSRYIARWCARRNLTPNQVTTASLITALIAAGAAATGTRGGYVAAGILLLVSFVLDCTDGQLARYSLRYSTMGAWLDATFDRAKEYAYYAGLAIGAVRGGDDVWVLALGAMVLQACRHVVDFSFNEANHDAVANTSPTAALSDKLDSVGWTVWVRRMIVLPIGERWAMIAVLTALTTPRIVFYALLVGCSLAACYTTAGRLLRSLTRRAGRTDRAARALADLADSGPLAQGVARVAPGLRGAFTAPAVALLGTLVMIGGALLLPYGSWLTVAAAAVYVVLSGLAVARPLKGALDWLAPPFFRAAEYVTILVLAARSDAPHAVPAAFGLVSAVAYHHYDTVYRIRGGTGAPPQWLVRTVGGHEGRTALVAVLAALLTHTSGFTTALTALAVAVALVVLVESIRFWVSSSAPAVHDEGELA
- the galE gene encoding UDP-glucose 4-epimerase GalE, producing MTWLITGGAGYIGAHVARAMVAAGERVVVLDDRSSGIVDRLPDAVTLVEGSASDRALLDRVLAGHAVSGVVHLAAKKQVGESVEKPLLYYRENVAGLAVLLEAVVAAGVPRFLFSSSAAVYGVPDVDLITEETPCLPINPYGETKLTGEWLVRATGKAHGLSTACLRYFNVAGAAAPELADTGVFNIVPMMFERLTRGEAPRIFGDDYPTPDGTCVRDYIHVADLAEAHLAVARRLDGAGAGELTLNVGRGEGVSVRELAGVIGEVTGHGLKPVVEPRRAGDAPTAVASSARITEELGWTARRSVREMVESAWEGWCLRHPEARS
- a CDS encoding CDP-alcohol phosphatidyltransferase family protein, with translation MRRPSVAELRPVVHPPGVKDRRSGEHWAGRMYMREVSLRVDRYLVNTRVSPNQVTYVMTLAGALAAPALLVPGIWGAVLGVVMVQLYLLFDCVDGELARWKKQYSLSGVYLDRVAAYLCDAAVLVGLGLRAADIWGEGRIDWLWAFLGTLAALGAILIKAETDLVGVARHQGGLPPVKEAASEPRSSGMALARRAAGALKFHRLILGIEASLVILVVAVVDAIGGDLFYTRLTVAVMAGIALLQTLLHLVSVLASSRLK
- a CDS encoding enoyl-CoA hydratase/isomerase family protein, whose protein sequence is MDPTEPRLISSVERGVATVVIANPAKRNAMTTAMWRSLPELLERLAADPAVRALVLTGAGDTFCAGADISTLREGADTAQDLAVAAEDALAAFPLPTLAVVRGYCVGGGGQLAAACDLRFAEEGASFGVTPAKLGIVYPASSTRRLVALVGPATAKHLLFSGELIGTERALRTGLVDEVLPAGGLAGRVEEYVRVLASRSLLTQAAAKEFAGGRTDRDAHWAAEARGSGDTAEGVAAFLERRAPRFTWTAGPTG
- a CDS encoding bifunctional class I SAM-dependent methyltransferase/N-acetyltransferase, which translates into the protein MTDHTDDASRTEAFFTLHHRLPRQSPGSDATTRRLLALAGPLPDRPRVLDLGCGPGRAALLLAAEAGAEVTAVDLHQPFLDELREAAVARGLGDRVRTVRADMGDLAGPGFPAGSFDLIWAEGSAYCIGFDTAVRDWQRLLAPGGAMMISECVWTTDAPSAGARDFWARNGSLRTLPETTAAAVAAGCTVDAVLLQPESDWDEYYVPLAERVGSTAPGAPGMEWALAATREELAVRRDHGTEYGYAAYVLRPADPRWRTRPETPEDRAAVHAVNTAAFPTRGEADLVDALRADTGAWLPELGRIAEAPDGSPAAYALLTRCRVGDAPALALAPVATSPVYQRQGAGQAVVRAVLDGARVRGEALVLVLGHPEYYPRFGFVPASRYGIRPGFEVPDGAMMALVLDDSVPVPAGVIRYPAAFGV
- a CDS encoding HdeD family acid-resistance protein; this translates as MNESTAEGRKLSRSFGRLALLGTLLVIAGVIGLVHTGVATLTSMLLFGWLLLVGGLVGLLHAIESRGTNYFWLGVVVAALNIAAGVVVIKHPEGTAEALTMFAALLFLTGGVFRLVGSVVVRGPQMGWTLLQGAFGLLLGLLVLFDWPHSSLYVLGCFFSLALLFDGLGLIAIGVGGRRIVSMVSERLDETAPTPDEPITSPEDERK
- a CDS encoding phosphocholine cytidylyltransferase family protein: MIGLVLAAGAGRRLRPYTDTLPKALVPVDGDKTVLDLTLANFAAVGLTEVAIVVGYRKEAVYARKAELEATYGVTLTLIDNDKAEEWNNAYSLWCARDVLKRGVILANGDTVHPVSVEKTLLDARGKGRKIILALDTEKVLADEEMKVITEEGKGVQRITKLMDPATATGEYIGVTLIEAEAAEELADALKTTFERDPDLYYEDGYQELVNRGFTVDVAPIGTVTWVEIDNHDDLEKGREIACQY
- the idi gene encoding isopentenyl-diphosphate Delta-isomerase, producing MPTTPATATHSSSNGTAEAIMLELVDENGTTIGTAEKLAAHQAPGQLHRAFSVFLFDEQGRLLLQRRALGKYHSPGVWSNTCCGHPYPGEAPFAAAARRTHEELGLSPSLLAEAGTVRYNHPDPVSGLVEQEFNHLFVGMAQTTAEPDPEEVGETAFVTAAELAERHARAPFSAWFMTVLDAARPAIRELTGPSAGW
- a CDS encoding ATP-binding protein → MESLGSAPADPVSYEGVWRFTALAVDASVPSARHAVRDLLDRQGVPIEDDILQGLLLIVSELVTNAVKHAALLSPELAVEVAIAADWVRVSVEDNHPYRPTALETDYAQTGGRGLLLVKVITAEAGGTCDVEHTASGGKIIWAALPLKTQL